The Neochlamydia sp. S13 genome has a segment encoding these proteins:
- a CDS encoding tetratricopeptide repeat protein, with the protein MILEPLRIHPTISSVFENLESNSIHSIRGTSAFAEIALKIFERLELPDLSRTKQVCKEWKQLIENSTLTEEAYKLALKLAVHKKDFIQESFYIEKLADVYLGKATSETLLQAAGLYNYALRLSSQTQLESLKEKLFNTQRLLTKLGEGKPLSNEVIKKQFEGNRKVLKKFREEVEVKIQALPETPSPEQVRELYQEVAQRIKSFFSFLVNQAIDVLGPAPCEYSMIGFGSLAREEMTPYSDLEFGILIEEDNLINKKYFKNLTSLLHLQVINLGETILPALNIPCLKAINFFDGMTPRGFAFDGTGVEGKGCKTPFGNGKTFELIQTPEKMAQYIAKDEKDHWWHEKEPHLPMELLTFTHLLGNIELTRQYGQEVQEKLNTSYQEGLDLRQHLAKHHLIQTDMVNSDPEVGEYEKQGMLFKVTHDFYHFPHLALDRLALIKTIKPSDTFARIDQLNQQGIITDSGAEKLKEWISITLFMRLKTYSYYQAQMEMRNPLIQPFILGHPELIKRQFALDQETLEKIKKIYNIFIPFHQAIQEFLEGNEDKLKSSNLEDKSLQTQGNIALRLFQQGEAKKYYSLAKKANPKNPQVLEVLGLLYNAQGNLNKAVKYTSQAFSINRSLFGEDHPAMARHYNNLGMIYQSQGNLGKALEYINKALEIELDFYGRNFPLVAISYNKLGMLYKEQGNLEKAVKCVKKAIEINVNIFSENHPAVARDYNDLGQIYHSHENLNKALKYFKKALKIDTSLFIKKNLAVRKYHPAVARDYNNLGAIYKEQGDLEKATKCVKKALKIDVKLFGENNPVVATLYNNLAQICQEQGNLKMAAKYINQALETNIKLYGDNHSNVARDYNTLGEICQYQGNLEEALKHVKKSLEISLRLYSESHPTVATIYNNLGQIYRNQRNLDQASEYIKKALNINFNLFGENHSNVAMDYNNLGEIYLAQGSLEKALEYVEKALTIDLKIFGENHSSVAAIYNNLGQIYRAQGNLVRALEYAQKALSINLKIYGENHFNVATIYNSLGQIYQEQGNLKQAAEYTEKALNINFKFFGENHSTVASCYNNLGQICHTQGYLELASTYAEKALAIDLKLYGENHSHVAIIYNNLGEIYGEQAKLDQAFEYINKALAINLKLYGENHPIVAIINNNLGKICREQGNLEQAFEYTKKALEIGLKLYGENHSTIATSYSSLGAIYWDQNNLEQAADYTKKALEISLKLYGENNHTVALRYNNLGQIYHTQSKPEQAIEYTERAIAISHKLFGENHPSLALFYSNLGMIYKDQKQLGLAAKLLKKALIIGLKIFGKDHPNVAKLNNYLGEICLEQGNLEQAAEHIEKALNIHIKLFGENHSTLAGFYSDLGMIYKIEKQLGKAIEHIKKALNINLKLFGEHHRDVAADYNQLGQIYKEQGNLGQAAKYTMKAINIIRKLPNENPLQLAIYYNNLGTIIYQQGSLAQAAEYIKKALAIGLKHYGENHPIVAQINDHLGQICQEQDNLEHATEHTKMGN; encoded by the coding sequence ATGATTTTAGAACCCCTTCGTATTCACCCTACTATATCCTCTGTGTTTGAAAATTTAGAGAGTAATTCTATTCATTCCATAAGAGGTACATCAGCATTCGCAGAAATTGCCTTAAAAATATTCGAGAGATTGGAATTACCAGATTTGTCTCGCACTAAACAGGTATGTAAAGAATGGAAGCAGCTTATTGAAAACAGTACTTTAACAGAAGAAGCATATAAACTAGCTTTAAAACTTGCTGTTCACAAAAAAGATTTTATCCAAGAAAGCTTTTATATAGAAAAATTAGCTGACGTTTATTTAGGAAAAGCAACGTCAGAAACGCTGCTTCAAGCTGCAGGGCTCTACAATTATGCTTTACGCCTATCCTCCCAGACTCAACTAGAAAGCCTTAAAGAAAAGCTTTTTAACACTCAGCGCTTACTTACTAAACTTGGTGAAGGAAAGCCTTTAAGCAATGAAGTAATAAAAAAGCAATTTGAAGGTAATCGCAAAGTACTGAAAAAATTTAGAGAAGAAGTAGAGGTGAAGATTCAAGCATTGCCTGAAACTCCTTCTCCTGAACAAGTAAGAGAGCTTTATCAAGAAGTCGCGCAGCGTATAAAAAGCTTTTTTAGCTTTCTAGTAAATCAGGCGATAGATGTACTAGGGCCTGCTCCATGTGAATATTCTATGATAGGCTTTGGTTCCTTAGCTAGAGAAGAGATGACTCCTTATTCAGACCTAGAATTTGGTATTCTTATAGAAGAAGACAATCTTATAAATAAGAAGTATTTTAAGAATCTGACAAGTCTACTTCACTTGCAGGTTATCAACTTAGGCGAAACTATCCTTCCTGCTCTAAATATCCCTTGCTTAAAAGCTATCAATTTTTTCGACGGCATGACACCACGTGGCTTTGCCTTTGATGGGACAGGAGTAGAAGGAAAAGGCTGTAAAACACCTTTTGGAAATGGCAAGACGTTTGAACTTATTCAAACTCCTGAAAAAATGGCCCAATATATTGCTAAAGATGAAAAAGATCATTGGTGGCACGAAAAAGAGCCTCATCTTCCGATGGAACTATTGACGTTCACTCATCTACTAGGCAACATTGAGTTAACCAGGCAATATGGCCAAGAAGTCCAAGAAAAGCTTAATACATCTTATCAAGAGGGTCTCGATCTTCGCCAGCATTTAGCCAAGCATCATTTAATTCAAACTGATATGGTGAATTCTGATCCAGAAGTAGGTGAATATGAAAAGCAAGGCATGCTTTTTAAAGTCACCCATGATTTCTACCATTTTCCTCACTTAGCTTTAGACCGACTAGCTCTAATCAAAACAATAAAACCTTCGGATACTTTTGCTAGAATAGATCAGTTAAACCAGCAAGGAATTATAACGGATAGCGGTGCTGAAAAGCTAAAGGAATGGATAAGTATCACGCTATTTATGCGTCTTAAAACTTATTCTTATTATCAAGCACAGATGGAGATGAGGAATCCTCTTATCCAGCCTTTTATTTTGGGTCATCCAGAACTCATAAAAAGGCAGTTTGCTTTAGATCAAGAAACCTTAGAAAAGATAAAAAAAATTTATAATATCTTTATTCCCTTTCATCAAGCCATTCAAGAGTTTTTAGAAGGCAATGAAGACAAGCTTAAATCATCAAACTTAGAAGATAAATCTTTACAAACTCAAGGTAATATAGCCCTAAGGCTTTTTCAACAAGGCGAGGCAAAAAAGTATTACAGCTTAGCGAAAAAAGCAAATCCAAAAAATCCTCAAGTCTTAGAGGTTCTTGGTCTCTTGTATAATGCTCAAGGAAATCTCAACAAGGCGGTTAAGTATACCAGCCAAGCGTTCTCAATTAATCGTAGCCTTTTTGGTGAAGATCATCCAGCCATGGCAAGGCATTACAATAATTTAGGCATGATTTATCAAAGCCAAGGAAATTTAGGAAAAGCCCTGGAATATATTAATAAAGCGCTTGAAATAGAACTTGATTTCTATGGTAGAAATTTTCCTTTAGTGGCAATAAGTTATAATAAATTAGGCATGCTTTACAAAGAACAAGGAAATTTAGAAAAAGCTGTCAAGTGTGTTAAGAAAGCGATAGAAATTAATGTTAACATCTTTAGTGAAAATCATCCAGCTGTAGCAAGAGATTACAACGACCTAGGACAGATCTACCACTCCCATGAAAATTTAAATAAGGCTCTTAAGTATTTCAAGAAAGCCCTAAAGATTGATACTAGTCTCTTCATTAAAAAAAACTTGGCTGTTAGGAAATATCATCCTGCGGTGGCAAGAGACTATAATAATTTAGGAGCGATCTATAAGGAGCAAGGAGATTTAGAAAAGGCGACTAAGTGTGTTAAGAAAGCTCTTAAGATTGATGTTAAGCTTTTTGGCGAAAATAACCCCGTAGTGGCAACCCTTTACAATAATTTAGCGCAAATTTGCCAAGAACAAGGAAACTTAAAAATGGCAGCTAAATATATAAATCAAGCGCTCGAGACTAACATTAAGCTATATGGTGATAATCATTCTAACGTGGCAAGAGATTACAATACTTTGGGAGAAATTTGCCAATATCAAGGAAATTTAGAAGAAGCTCTTAAGCATGTTAAGAAGTCTCTTGAGATTAGTCTTAGACTGTACAGTGAAAGCCATCCTACGGTGGCAACAATTTATAACAATTTAGGACAAATTTATCGTAACCAGCGAAACCTAGACCAAGCCTCTGAATATATCAAGAAAGCTCTCAACATTAACTTTAATCTTTTTGGTGAAAATCATTCTAATGTAGCAATGGATTACAACAACTTAGGAGAAATCTACCTAGCACAGGGGAGTTTAGAAAAAGCGCTTGAGTATGTCGAGAAAGCACTAACCATCGACCTTAAGATATTTGGCGAGAATCATTCAAGTGTCGCAGCAATTTACAATAACTTGGGGCAAATCTACCGAGCTCAAGGGAATTTAGTTAGAGCGCTTGAGTATGCCCAGAAAGCTCTCTCTATCAATCTTAAAATTTATGGTGAGAATCATTTCAATGTGGCAACAATTTACAATAGCCTAGGACAAATCTACCAGGAACAAGGTAATTTAAAGCAGGCTGCTGAATATACTGAGAAAGCACTTAACATTAACTTTAAATTTTTTGGTGAAAACCACTCCACTGTAGCAAGTTGCTACAATAATTTGGGACAAATTTGCCATACTCAGGGTTATTTAGAGCTGGCTTCTACGTATGCCGAGAAAGCGCTCGCTATCGACCTTAAGCTTTATGGTGAAAACCATTCTCATGTGGCAATAATTTACAACAACTTAGGAGAAATCTACGGGGAACAAGCTAAATTAGACCAAGCCTTTGAGTATATCAATAAAGCGCTTGCTATTAACCTTAAGCTTTATGGCGAAAACCATCCTATTGTGGCAATAATAAATAATAATCTAGGGAAGATTTGTCGAGAACAAGGTAATTTAGAGCAGGCTTTTGAGTATACTAAGAAAGCGCTCGAAATTGGCCTTAAGCTTTATGGCGAGAATCATTCCACTATAGCAACAAGTTATAGCAGCTTAGGAGCAATCTACTGGGATCAAAATAATTTGGAACAAGCCGCTGATTATACCAAGAAAGCGCTCGAAATTAGCCTTAAGCTTTATGGAGAAAACAATCATACCGTGGCACTTCGTTATAATAATCTGGGGCAAATATATCATACTCAGAGCAAACCAGAACAGGCGATTGAGTATACTGAGAGAGCGATAGCCATTAGCCACAAGCTTTTTGGTGAAAATCATCCCTCTTTGGCACTTTTTTACAGCAATTTGGGGATGATCTACAAAGATCAAAAACAATTAGGACTGGCGGCTAAGCTTCTCAAGAAAGCTCTTATTATTGGACTTAAGATTTTTGGTAAAGATCATCCTAATGTGGCAAAACTAAATAATTACCTAGGAGAGATCTGCCTAGAACAGGGTAACTTAGAACAGGCGGCCGAGCATATTGAGAAAGCTCTTAACATTCATATTAAGCTTTTTGGTGAAAATCATTCCACTTTGGCAGGTTTTTATAGTGATTTAGGGATGATCTACAAAATTGAAAAACAATTAGGAAAGGCGATTGAGCACATTAAGAAAGCTCTTAATATTAACCTTAAGCTTTTTGGGGAACATCATCGTGATGTGGCAGCAGACTACAACCAACTGGGGCAAATTTATAAAGAACAAGGCAATTTAGGGCAGGCGGCTAAGTATACCATGAAAGCGATTAATATTATCCGTAAACTTCCTAATGAAAATCCTCTTCAGTTAGCAATTTATTATAATAATTTAGGAACAATAATCTACCAACAAGGTAGCTTAGCACAGGCGGCCGAGTATATCAAAAAAGCGCTTGCTATTGGCCTTAAGCATTATGGCGAAAACCATCCTATCGTGGCACAGATAAATGATCATCTAGGGCAGATTTGCCAAGAACAAGACAACCTAGAACATGCAACTGAGCATACTAAGATGGGTAATTAA
- a CDS encoding metallophosphoesterase encodes MSIYLTWQHHPQSTMHVCWITPQAQPQDLIEYQREGEEVWHRKESQHRPMPSQLPYVIHRVELVGLMPSSGYRFRLGADKHIYKFRTMPADSNLPIRFVVGGDMYNGSMEMMEKTNRAAAATNPLFVVIGGDIAYSAVGDRSIPEDPQKWIDWLRIWKQTMVTSEGYLIPIVPCIGNHEVRGGNGKTPQEAEFFFALFPTLDLKSYKVLDFSPYMSLIILDSGHAYPVRGAQTLWLKQVLRQRRQVPHKFAVYHIPAYPSYRSYYNKTSRAVRRQWVPLFEQYGLHVAFENNDHAYKRTYPICKGRRQKQGVLYVGDGAWSVANIRTPKTPRQAWYIAKSSATQFFILVTIDGSHRRMQAFTPAGMIVDDVVQEGVNK; translated from the coding sequence TTGAGTATTTATTTAACTTGGCAACATCATCCTCAATCGACCATGCATGTTTGCTGGATAACTCCTCAAGCGCAGCCCCAGGATCTCATTGAATACCAGAGGGAAGGAGAAGAGGTGTGGCATAGGAAGGAGAGCCAGCATAGACCTATGCCCTCCCAGTTGCCTTATGTGATCCATCGTGTAGAGCTAGTAGGCCTAATGCCATCTAGTGGGTACCGTTTTCGCCTAGGTGCAGATAAACACATTTACAAGTTTCGTACGATGCCTGCAGATTCCAATCTTCCCATTCGTTTTGTAGTAGGGGGGGATATGTATAATGGCTCTATGGAGATGATGGAGAAAACCAATCGAGCAGCAGCCGCTACTAATCCACTGTTTGTAGTTATTGGAGGAGATATAGCCTATAGTGCTGTTGGTGATCGATCGATTCCTGAAGATCCGCAAAAATGGATAGATTGGTTACGCATTTGGAAACAAACCATGGTAACTTCTGAAGGCTATCTCATTCCTATTGTTCCCTGCATTGGTAACCATGAAGTACGAGGAGGCAACGGCAAGACACCCCAGGAGGCAGAATTCTTTTTTGCTCTTTTTCCTACTCTCGATCTTAAGAGCTACAAAGTTTTGGATTTCAGCCCTTACATGAGCTTGATCATCCTTGATTCTGGCCATGCTTATCCTGTGCGTGGAGCTCAAACTCTATGGCTTAAGCAAGTTCTAAGGCAGCGCCGTCAGGTTCCCCATAAATTTGCAGTTTACCATATTCCTGCCTACCCCTCTTATCGCTCCTACTATAATAAAACTAGCCGAGCAGTTCGCCGGCAGTGGGTCCCTCTATTCGAGCAGTATGGGCTTCATGTAGCTTTTGAAAATAATGATCATGCCTATAAGCGTACCTATCCTATCTGCAAAGGACGACGTCAAAAGCAAGGCGTTCTATATGTAGGAGATGGTGCTTGGTCGGTAGCCAATATAAGAACCCCCAAAACACCACGGCAAGCCTGGTATATTGCTAAATCATCTGCTACCCAGTTTTTTATTCTGGTGACAATAGACGGCAGCCATCGTCGCATGCAAGCTTTCACACCAGCTGGCATGATAGTGGATGATGTTGTGCAAGAAGGCGTTAATAAATAG
- the htpG gene encoding molecular chaperone HtpG, which translates to MIKKNLEIHSENILPIIKKWLYSDKDIFVRELVSNACDAIRKVKVLRDQEQIQANDEDFKVEIQIDKDNKTIKFTDNGIGMDAEEVQKYIAQIAFSGAEEFVHKYKTNEEKDQFIGHFGLGFYSAYMVASKVEINTLSYKEGAEPVFWSCDGSSEYTIEKGSRPTRGTEITLFVDKDNEEYLDEYRLKQVMLHYCSFLPYPVYLGTTHINTQEPLWIKNPADCTQKDYLDFYHHLYPMEEDPLFWVHLNADYPFHLKGILYFPKVRRDYDNEKNTVKLYCSRVFVSDNCKDVIPNYLMALRGIIDSPDIPLNVSRSYLQVDRTVRQLSGHIAKKVFDSLATLYRNERERFVASWEDISIVVKLGILEDDKLYERVKDFLIWKTVEGEWITAQEYLDLYREKTAEKIYYTKDEQHMSSLQALYKNQGIGILCANHPVDVYVMQHLERQLTPVVFQRVDAALAEHIVDKEREKTILDASGKTEAAKLADFIRAKLKDDKIEVEAKSLASNALPGFILQDENQRRMRDYMVAMNPKEGASQFAHLGKKTFVVNTNNVLINAIYKLEPKNSELASALVKEAYELALLSQREMDPSLLEDFIARTVHILEKLAQEVTQEVSQE; encoded by the coding sequence ATGATCAAAAAGAATCTTGAAATTCATAGCGAAAATATTTTACCTATCATTAAAAAATGGCTCTACTCTGATAAAGATATTTTTGTTCGCGAGCTTGTTTCCAACGCTTGCGATGCTATTCGAAAAGTTAAAGTTTTACGTGACCAAGAACAGATACAAGCTAACGATGAAGACTTTAAGGTAGAAATTCAAATTGATAAGGATAATAAAACTATAAAATTTACGGATAATGGCATTGGAATGGATGCCGAAGAGGTGCAAAAGTATATCGCGCAGATTGCTTTTTCGGGAGCAGAAGAATTTGTCCATAAATATAAAACCAATGAAGAAAAAGATCAATTTATCGGTCATTTTGGATTAGGATTTTACTCAGCTTATATGGTAGCAAGTAAAGTAGAGATTAATACTCTCTCCTATAAAGAAGGCGCAGAGCCCGTTTTTTGGTCCTGTGATGGCTCTTCTGAGTATACGATAGAAAAAGGCAGCCGCCCCACCCGAGGCACAGAGATTACGCTTTTCGTAGATAAAGATAATGAAGAGTATTTGGACGAATATCGCCTTAAGCAGGTAATGCTTCATTACTGTTCATTTTTACCTTATCCTGTCTATCTAGGCACCACCCATATTAATACCCAAGAACCTTTATGGATCAAAAATCCTGCTGATTGCACGCAGAAAGATTACCTAGATTTTTATCATCATCTCTATCCTATGGAAGAGGATCCTCTTTTTTGGGTGCATCTTAATGCCGATTATCCCTTTCACCTTAAAGGAATTCTTTACTTTCCTAAGGTGCGCAGAGATTACGATAATGAAAAAAATACGGTCAAATTATACTGCAGCCGGGTTTTTGTATCAGACAATTGCAAAGATGTAATTCCTAACTATCTGATGGCCTTGCGAGGAATCATTGATAGTCCTGACATTCCTTTAAACGTTTCCCGTAGCTATTTGCAGGTTGATCGTACAGTTCGCCAGCTCTCAGGACATATTGCTAAAAAAGTATTTGATAGCCTTGCTACGCTTTATCGCAATGAAAGAGAGCGTTTTGTAGCAAGCTGGGAAGATATCTCTATTGTAGTCAAGCTAGGTATATTGGAAGACGATAAGCTATATGAGCGGGTGAAAGATTTTCTTATCTGGAAAACTGTTGAAGGGGAGTGGATTACCGCCCAAGAATACTTAGATCTCTACCGCGAAAAAACAGCGGAAAAGATCTATTATACAAAAGATGAACAGCATATGAGCTCCCTACAGGCCTTGTATAAAAATCAGGGAATAGGAATTCTATGCGCCAATCATCCTGTGGATGTATATGTAATGCAACATTTAGAAAGGCAGCTAACTCCAGTTGTTTTTCAGCGGGTAGATGCCGCTTTGGCTGAGCATATTGTTGATAAAGAGCGTGAAAAAACCATTCTAGATGCTAGTGGAAAAACTGAGGCCGCCAAGCTTGCCGATTTTATTCGTGCCAAATTGAAGGATGATAAAATCGAAGTAGAAGCTAAAAGCTTAGCTAGCAATGCATTACCAGGTTTTATTCTGCAGGATGAAAATCAACGCCGTATGCGTGATTATATGGTAGCTATGAATCCTAAAGAAGGAGCCTCTCAGTTTGCGCATTTAGGTAAGAAAACTTTCGTAGTAAACACTAACAATGTTTTAATAAATGCCATCTACAAACTAGAACCTAAAAATTCTGAGCTTGCTTCTGCATTAGTTAAAGAAGCTTATGAGCTGGCGCTTTTGTCTCAGCGTGAGATGGATCCTTCTTTACTAGAAGACTTTATTGCTAGGACAGTACATATTCTAGAAAAATTAGCGCAGGAAGTGACTCAGGAAGTGAGCCAGGAATAG
- the nqrF gene encoding NADH:ubiquinone reductase (Na(+)-transporting) subunit F: protein MDSLFNFTIASLGGIDIFLVAYAIVAFVMIGTGLAGIILFTRAKFVSSEACTIKVNEDPSLTKTVAGGSTLLLALSSNGIPIPSPCGGKATCKQCRVQILEGANEPLETDKGTFTKKQLKEGWRLSCQAKVKNDLHLHVEADALGVKEWSATVISNQNVATFIKELIVELPEGEEVPYRSGGYLQFHVPPFQANTESWKNTMHPQYHEDWEKFGLVGHSLDFSNLPTGSEEVIRAYSMASYPAEGRTLRFNIRIATPPFIAGKLAEKIPWGICSSYTFNLKAGDKIKLSGPYGESFMIQDSRELIFLIGGAGSSFGRSHIMHLFKTEQTHRKVTLWYGARSLKENIYQAAYEELEKEFSNFHYHLVLSEPLPSDLETGWPANDPVKTNYLFKAFEIGQLKLMEAPEECLFYVCGPPLHNKSVLKLLEDYGVPRESIVLDDFGS from the coding sequence ATGGATTCATTATTTAACTTTACGATAGCTTCCCTAGGAGGCATCGACATTTTTCTTGTGGCCTATGCCATTGTAGCTTTTGTCATGATCGGCACCGGCCTTGCCGGGATCATTTTATTTACCCGTGCTAAATTTGTTAGCAGTGAAGCTTGCACCATTAAAGTTAACGAAGATCCTTCTCTCACCAAAACAGTAGCCGGAGGAAGTACACTTTTATTAGCTTTGAGCTCCAATGGTATTCCGATTCCCTCTCCTTGTGGAGGCAAAGCAACCTGCAAGCAATGCCGGGTGCAAATTCTAGAGGGCGCTAATGAACCTTTAGAGACTGATAAAGGCACTTTTACTAAGAAGCAATTGAAAGAGGGCTGGCGCTTATCATGCCAAGCTAAGGTCAAAAACGATCTGCATCTGCATGTTGAGGCTGATGCACTTGGCGTCAAAGAATGGTCTGCCACGGTGATAAGCAATCAAAATGTGGCCACCTTTATTAAAGAATTAATCGTAGAACTTCCTGAAGGAGAAGAGGTGCCTTATCGCTCAGGAGGATATTTGCAATTTCATGTTCCTCCTTTCCAAGCGAATACGGAGAGCTGGAAAAACACCATGCATCCTCAATACCATGAAGACTGGGAAAAATTTGGATTAGTAGGACATTCTCTTGACTTTAGCAATCTACCTACAGGTTCTGAAGAGGTTATTCGCGCCTATTCTATGGCCTCCTACCCGGCAGAAGGCCGAACTTTACGATTTAATATTCGCATTGCCACTCCACCTTTTATCGCTGGGAAGCTAGCAGAAAAAATTCCTTGGGGAATCTGCTCTAGCTATACGTTTAATTTAAAAGCAGGTGATAAAATCAAGCTTTCAGGACCTTATGGCGAATCCTTTATGATCCAAGATAGCCGTGAACTTATATTTCTTATCGGTGGTGCTGGCTCATCGTTTGGACGTAGCCACATCATGCATTTGTTCAAGACAGAACAGACGCACCGTAAGGTAACCCTATGGTATGGAGCGCGCTCTTTAAAAGAAAATATTTATCAAGCTGCCTATGAAGAGCTAGAAAAAGAATTTTCCAACTTTCACTATCATTTAGTTCTTTCTGAGCCCCTTCCTAGTGATCTTGAAACTGGCTGGCCCGCTAATGATCCTGTAAAAACAAATTATCTTTTTAAAGCTTTTGAAATAGGCCAGCTAAAGCTTATGGAAGCACCCGAAGAATGCTTGTTCTATGTCTGTGGCCCTCCTTTGCATAATAAAAGTGTTCTTAAGCTTTTAGAGGATTATGGCGTTCCTCGGGAAAGCATTGTTCTCGATGATTTTGGAAGCTAA
- a CDS encoding NAD+ synthase: MKILAAQINPTIGALKENTDKILQVIAHGKRIAADLILFPELTLTGYPPQDLLLLPHFMEQVLLQLDKIREACIDIIAIVGLPRPNPDRREKGLFNSAAIIQNQKIVGFQDKFLLPTYDVFDERRYFEPATSTKTWNLKGKRVGITVCEDIWQHSALVAETSYHKNPVEELLPLKPELLLNLSASPFSLSKFATRMKVCSEAARTLRCPLIFCNQVGANDSLIFDGYSQHLNAKGELVHLAKGFEEDWLLIDLNASSPLIYPQKIATEELYKALILGVKDYFHKSGFQKACLGLSGGIDSAVVACIAVKALGAKNVMGVSMPSRYSSPGSKEDAQILAHNLGIDYRQICIEKAFQSYLELLEPQFRTLPIDHTEENLQARVRGMILMALSNKFGHMVLNTGNKSELAMGYSTLYGDMCGALAVLGDVLKREVYALARWINRHQVIIPLSTLDKPPSAELRPNQTDQDSLPPYETIDHILQAYVEEGQSSERIAKNFDYPVKLIEELIRKIHQNEYKRRQSPPALRISEKAFLTGRCFPIVERWIN, translated from the coding sequence ATGAAAATACTTGCTGCGCAAATCAATCCTACCATCGGTGCTTTAAAAGAGAATACTGACAAAATTTTGCAGGTTATAGCTCATGGTAAAAGGATAGCGGCCGATCTTATCTTATTCCCTGAATTGACGCTAACTGGTTATCCACCTCAAGATTTGCTTTTACTCCCACATTTCATGGAACAAGTTTTGTTGCAGCTGGACAAAATCCGCGAAGCTTGTATAGACATTATCGCCATCGTAGGTCTTCCCCGACCTAATCCTGATCGTAGAGAAAAGGGCTTGTTTAATAGCGCAGCAATTATTCAAAATCAGAAAATTGTCGGATTTCAAGATAAATTTCTTTTACCCACCTATGATGTTTTTGATGAAAGACGCTATTTTGAACCTGCGACAAGCACAAAGACATGGAATCTAAAGGGTAAAAGGGTTGGCATTACTGTGTGTGAAGATATTTGGCAGCATAGCGCTCTTGTTGCAGAAACCTCCTATCATAAAAATCCTGTGGAAGAGCTCCTTCCTTTAAAGCCTGAACTTTTGCTCAATCTCTCTGCCTCCCCTTTTAGCCTCTCTAAATTTGCCACTCGCATGAAAGTCTGCTCTGAAGCGGCTAGAACATTACGTTGCCCCCTTATCTTCTGTAATCAAGTAGGAGCCAATGATAGCTTAATTTTTGATGGTTACAGTCAACACTTAAATGCTAAGGGAGAACTAGTGCATCTCGCCAAAGGGTTTGAAGAAGATTGGCTGTTAATAGATCTAAACGCTTCATCTCCCCTTATTTACCCGCAAAAGATAGCTACTGAAGAGCTTTATAAAGCTCTTATTCTAGGAGTAAAAGATTACTTTCACAAATCAGGCTTTCAGAAAGCATGCCTAGGATTATCAGGTGGTATTGACTCAGCCGTAGTGGCTTGTATTGCTGTAAAGGCCTTGGGTGCTAAAAATGTGATGGGAGTCAGCATGCCCTCCCGTTATTCCTCCCCTGGCAGCAAAGAGGATGCCCAAATATTAGCCCACAACTTGGGCATCGATTATCGACAAATTTGTATTGAAAAAGCTTTTCAAAGCTACCTGGAATTATTAGAGCCTCAATTTAGAACACTACCGATCGATCATACGGAAGAAAATTTACAAGCACGGGTACGAGGGATGATTCTCATGGCTCTTTCAAATAAATTTGGGCATATGGTTTTGAACACAGGAAATAAAAGTGAGCTGGCAATGGGCTATTCCACCCTTTATGGGGATATGTGTGGAGCTTTAGCAGTCCTTGGCGATGTCTTAAAAAGGGAGGTTTATGCTCTAGCCCGCTGGATTAATCGTCACCAAGTTATCATTCCGCTAAGCACGCTTGATAAACCCCCTTCTGCAGAGCTAAGACCTAACCAGACCGATCAAGATTCCCTCCCTCCTTATGAAACAATCGACCATATTTTACAAGCTTACGTAGAAGAGGGCCAATCCTCTGAAAGGATTGCTAAAAATTTTGACTATCCTGTGAAATTAATAGAAGAGCTTATCCGAAAGATTCACCAAAATGAATACAAGCGTCGTCAGTCACCTCCCGCCTTACGTATCTCTGAGAAGGCCTTCTTAACAGGCCGCTGCTTTCCTATTGTGGAGCGTTGGATAAACTAA